A stretch of Candidatus Vicinibacter affinis DNA encodes these proteins:
- a CDS encoding T9SS type A sorting domain-containing protein yields the protein MYPNPCSSLIFIKSSTVFQKIVLYDLCGRKIYQTYVTKQEVPLPKLLDGIYILTALSDDDKVIGREKIVVRN from the coding sequence GTGTACCCAAATCCTTGCAGCAGCTTAATATTTATTAAGAGTTCGACTGTTTTTCAAAAAATTGTACTTTATGATCTCTGCGGGAGAAAAATTTATCAGACTTATGTTACAAAACAGGAAGTACCTCTTCCTAAATTGTTGGATGGAATTTATATCCTTACTGCATTAAGTGATGACGACAAGGTTATTGGCAGGGAGAAAATTGTTGTCAGAAATTAA
- a CDS encoding CotH kinase family protein has translation MGRSAFYNTIRKLTALLCFIILLSHHIQSNAQVVQPPKGDIYKDDVVPRMDVRINPDSLKWILDPVNKESDQTFKSDFFFDNGQKKDTFLNIGFGLRGNTSRNSPKKSFKISFSDFSKEGKFHGLEKINLNAETNDPTLSRSTMCWAFASKIGLPAARVNHIQLFINDSFYGLYTNVEHIDEEFMEIRFGNKDGSLYKCLYPADLLYKGADPNFYKEEFSGRRAYELQGKEGPDAYKDLVHLLYILNNTPSAQLSCELEKVLDVDQVIRYLVFEILIGQWDGLIYNKNNFFLYYNTRNSKFQIIPYDLDNTLGIDWIGRDWPNRNIYNWHNSSQLRPLYTKLLAVPQYKERFSFYLKKYLDSLFNESQFRLQANLLIQQLKPYVEKDSFYPLANGFTTMDFQNGFENALPFSHLPNGILSYVIKRVNAARSQLSFGRLAPIVRNVKNNLPQPGEQVWVNAEIEDDGSSVQVNLCYRFSQSGSFTCIPMLDDGNQHDKNAKDLIYGAIIEGPKSNSMLEYYIKSTDQSSNETTWPSCGYQIINIGKSKSDLVINEICASNQSILKDEFGEFDDWIELYNKGTMSIYLGDKFLSDDKNNSTKWKLPSVSLAPGQYLIIWADNDAKQGSNHTNFKLDAAGEYIGLFDSESNLFGLMDEIEFPAQDNNGAFARVPNGIGTFQKYTPSPGRNNTAKRYQQSFREKHLFSVPKSLQQLNIY, from the coding sequence ATGGGACGCTCCGCTTTCTACAATACAATCAGAAAATTAACCGCCCTTCTGTGTTTTATCATTCTTTTATCCCATCATATCCAATCCAATGCTCAAGTAGTACAACCACCCAAGGGAGACATTTACAAAGACGATGTGGTACCAAGAATGGATGTACGCATTAATCCTGACTCACTTAAATGGATACTTGACCCGGTAAATAAAGAAAGTGATCAAACTTTTAAAAGTGACTTTTTCTTTGACAATGGACAAAAGAAAGATACCTTTTTAAACATAGGTTTTGGTTTAAGGGGAAATACCTCTCGAAACTCACCAAAAAAATCTTTCAAAATTTCTTTCAGCGATTTTTCCAAGGAAGGAAAATTCCATGGTCTTGAAAAAATTAATTTAAATGCTGAAACCAATGACCCGACTCTTTCACGTTCCACCATGTGCTGGGCTTTCGCTTCAAAAATCGGATTGCCTGCCGCCAGGGTAAATCATATTCAACTGTTTATTAATGACTCCTTTTATGGATTGTACACCAATGTAGAACACATTGACGAAGAGTTTATGGAAATTAGATTTGGCAATAAAGATGGTAGTCTTTATAAATGTCTTTATCCGGCGGACTTGTTGTATAAAGGTGCCGATCCAAATTTCTACAAAGAAGAATTTTCAGGAAGGAGGGCGTATGAACTTCAGGGGAAAGAAGGTCCTGATGCTTATAAAGACCTTGTCCATCTTCTATATATCTTAAACAATACACCGTCCGCTCAGTTAAGCTGCGAGTTAGAAAAGGTATTAGATGTAGATCAGGTGATCAGATATTTGGTATTTGAAATTCTGATAGGGCAGTGGGATGGATTGATTTACAACAAGAATAATTTCTTTTTATATTACAATACTCGAAATTCAAAATTTCAAATCATCCCTTATGATTTGGACAATACTTTAGGTATTGATTGGATTGGCAGAGACTGGCCAAATAGAAATATTTACAATTGGCACAATTCTTCACAACTAAGACCATTGTACACCAAACTTCTTGCTGTACCACAGTACAAGGAAAGGTTTAGCTTCTATTTAAAAAAATATTTGGATTCACTTTTTAATGAATCACAATTCAGACTTCAGGCAAATTTGCTGATACAACAACTCAAGCCGTATGTTGAAAAAGATTCGTTTTATCCTTTGGCAAACGGATTTACGACAATGGATTTTCAAAACGGTTTTGAAAATGCATTGCCCTTCAGTCATTTACCCAACGGAATTCTATCCTATGTAATAAAAAGAGTGAATGCAGCAAGATCACAATTATCATTTGGTCGTCTTGCGCCTATTGTCAGAAATGTAAAAAATAATCTTCCTCAACCCGGAGAACAAGTTTGGGTCAATGCAGAAATAGAAGATGATGGATCTTCTGTTCAGGTGAATCTGTGTTACAGATTTTCGCAATCAGGGTCTTTTACCTGCATCCCCATGTTGGACGATGGAAATCAGCATGACAAAAACGCAAAAGATTTGATTTATGGTGCAATCATTGAGGGTCCAAAATCTAACAGCATGCTGGAATATTACATCAAATCTACTGACCAGTCATCCAATGAAACCACCTGGCCATCTTGTGGCTACCAGATAATTAATATAGGAAAATCCAAAAGCGACTTAGTTATTAATGAAATATGTGCATCAAACCAAAGCATCCTAAAAGATGAATTTGGCGAATTTGATGATTGGATTGAATTGTACAATAAAGGAACCATGTCCATTTATCTCGGAGATAAATTTCTCTCTGACGATAAAAATAATTCTACCAAATGGAAGCTGCCTTCTGTCTCATTGGCTCCCGGACAGTATCTGATTATTTGGGCTGACAACGACGCAAAACAAGGAAGTAATCACACTAACTTCAAATTAGATGCTGCCGGGGAATACATTGGATTATTCGACAGTGAATCTAATTTGTTTGGATTAATGGATGAAATAGAATTTCCTGCACAGGACAACAACGGTGCTTTTGCACGTGTACCCAATGGGATAGGTACATTTCAAAAATATACACCCAGCCCAGGTAGAAATAATACTGCCAAGCGATACCAACAATCCTTCCGGGAAAAGCATCTTTTCAGTGTACCCAAATCCTTGCAGCAGCTTAATATTTATTAA
- a CDS encoding glucose-1-phosphate thymidylyltransferase, with protein MKIILVDPVSSITLWPLSQTRPVADIRVGILTVAEKWEKITSLPVSHLCPSVLASLYPIDLSTENLFVHGSVLPDERFFKTVLDLKNGQAIKNQKGIWLAAKMDESQSLDWVERYLLGKDFPAHLAFVPPYEQELNILAFPWQIFQLNGIEHEKDYNLITLGRDSQSLDKSNQVFGDRIFLEEGAIVHCSILNSTTGSIYIGKNAEIMEGCTVRGSLALCEGSVLKMGAKIYGPTTIGPGSKVGGEIQNSVLQANSNKAHDGYLGNSVIGEWCNLGADTNISNLKNTYQEVKLWNYSKESFVKTNSIFCGMIMGDHAKCGINTMFNTGTVVGVGANVFGAGYPRQFIPDFAWGGASGFSTFGMDKFLETAKAVMLRRNQSLNENYQLLLEQVFFSTSKFRTWEK; from the coding sequence ATGAAAATCATCCTTGTAGATCCGGTTTCCTCCATTACCTTATGGCCTCTTTCACAAACCAGGCCTGTTGCTGATATTAGGGTTGGGATTCTGACCGTTGCAGAAAAGTGGGAGAAAATTACCAGTCTGCCGGTTTCACATCTTTGCCCATCTGTTTTAGCTTCCTTGTACCCCATCGACCTTTCTACCGAAAATCTTTTTGTTCATGGATCTGTTTTGCCGGATGAGCGATTTTTTAAAACGGTTCTGGATTTAAAAAACGGACAGGCCATCAAAAATCAAAAAGGTATTTGGCTGGCTGCTAAAATGGACGAATCGCAAAGCCTGGATTGGGTTGAAAGATATCTTTTGGGAAAAGATTTTCCCGCCCACCTTGCTTTTGTCCCTCCATACGAACAAGAACTTAATATTCTGGCATTTCCATGGCAAATCTTCCAACTGAATGGGATAGAACATGAGAAAGACTATAATTTAATTACCCTTGGACGAGACAGCCAAAGCCTGGATAAATCAAATCAGGTATTCGGAGACAGGATCTTCCTCGAAGAAGGAGCAATTGTCCATTGCAGTATACTAAACAGCACAACCGGATCCATATACATTGGTAAAAATGCAGAAATCATGGAAGGTTGTACAGTGCGAGGATCGCTTGCTTTGTGTGAAGGGTCGGTCCTCAAGATGGGTGCAAAAATTTATGGCCCCACAACGATTGGCCCGGGATCAAAAGTCGGCGGTGAAATTCAGAACAGCGTCCTTCAGGCAAACTCCAATAAAGCACATGATGGATATCTAGGCAATTCCGTCATAGGTGAATGGTGTAATCTGGGCGCCGATACGAATATTTCGAATTTAAAAAATACCTATCAGGAGGTAAAACTCTGGAATTACTCCAAAGAATCATTTGTCAAAACCAACAGTATTTTTTGTGGAATGATTATGGGGGATCATGCCAAATGTGGAATCAACACCATGTTTAATACAGGAACGGTAGTAGGGGTTGGCGCCAATGTTTTTGGTGCCGGATATCCAAGGCAATTTATTCCGGATTTTGCCTGGGGTGGGGCTTCGGGATTCAGCACCTTTGGCATGGATAAATTTCTTGAAACTGCCAAAGCAGTGATGCTAAGAAGAAATCAATCACTGAATGAAAACTACCAATTGCTGTTGGAGCAGGTTTTCTTTTCCACTTCAAAATTCCGAACCTGGGAAAAATAA
- a CDS encoding type B 50S ribosomal protein L31 has product MKKDIHPSNYRYVVFKDFSCNEAFLTKSCTATKETIQWEDGNEYPLIRLEISSKSHPFFTGKMKFIDTAGRIDKFNKKFGKFNKNS; this is encoded by the coding sequence ATGAAAAAAGATATTCATCCTTCAAACTACCGCTACGTTGTATTCAAAGACTTCTCTTGCAACGAAGCTTTTTTGACAAAATCCTGCACTGCTACCAAGGAAACTATTCAATGGGAAGATGGTAATGAATATCCTTTAATCAGATTGGAGATATCCAGTAAATCTCACCCTTTCTTTACTGGAAAAATGAAGTTCATTGATACAGCCGGTCGAATTGATAAATTCAACAAGAAATTCGGCAAATTCAATAAGAACTCATAA
- a CDS encoding AAA family ATPase, whose protein sequence is MLTQFKSDVEAIDALAQSYKDLSQEISKVIVGQNDVVRASIISLFSNGHSLLVGVPGLAKTLLINTLAQVLDLSFKRIQFTPDLMPSDITGSEILDEDRHFRFNRGPLFANIVLADEINRTPPKTQAALLEAMQERIVTVSGTRHVLPNPFFVLATQNPIEQEGTYPLPEAQLDRFMFNIPLDYPSYEEELNVVKQTTMFQKTELKSILSAEQILYYQQVIRKIPIADNVLEYAVSLASRTRPKTERATKEVNTYVSWGAGPRASQNLVLGAKCYGALKGKYSPDIEDVQAIAGLVLRHRIVVNYKAEADGLGVDQLIKTLL, encoded by the coding sequence ATGCTCACCCAGTTTAAATCAGATGTAGAAGCCATAGATGCACTTGCCCAATCTTATAAGGATTTAAGCCAGGAAATTTCTAAGGTCATAGTCGGTCAAAATGATGTAGTAAGGGCTTCCATTATCTCTTTGTTCAGCAATGGACATAGTTTGTTGGTTGGAGTGCCGGGACTTGCTAAAACTTTGCTCATCAATACGCTGGCACAAGTACTCGACCTTAGCTTCAAAAGGATTCAGTTCACTCCTGATTTAATGCCTTCTGACATTACCGGATCAGAAATCCTGGATGAAGACAGACATTTTAGATTTAACCGCGGTCCACTGTTTGCGAATATTGTTCTGGCCGACGAGATCAACAGGACCCCTCCCAAAACGCAGGCTGCACTTCTGGAGGCCATGCAGGAAAGAATTGTTACCGTCAGTGGTACCAGACATGTTTTGCCAAATCCTTTTTTCGTTTTGGCGACTCAAAATCCCATTGAACAAGAAGGAACCTACCCGCTCCCTGAAGCACAATTAGACCGATTTATGTTCAACATTCCTTTGGATTATCCAAGCTATGAGGAAGAACTGAATGTGGTAAAACAAACCACCATGTTTCAGAAGACTGAATTAAAATCCATTTTGAGCGCAGAGCAAATCCTTTACTATCAGCAAGTTATCAGAAAAATCCCAATTGCGGACAATGTTCTGGAATATGCCGTTAGCCTTGCTTCCAGAACCAGACCTAAGACCGAAAGGGCTACCAAAGAAGTAAATACCTATGTCAGTTGGGGAGCAGGTCCCCGGGCTTCGCAAAATTTGGTGTTGGGAGCAAAATGTTATGGAGCCCTAAAAGGCAAATATTCACCGGACATTGAGGATGTGCAAGCAATTGCCGGATTGGTACTCAGACACCGGATTGTTGTAAATTATAAAGCTGAAGCAGATGGCCTTGGGGTAGACCAGCTCATCAAAACCCTCTTATAA